The genome window GGCTTTTCGGGCAGTTACCGATTGGAACGTTAATGGGGTGATGAATTTGAGCGCCGCGTCAGTGAGGATGACATCCACCTGCGCGCCAGATTGGTGCAGTTTCGAGGCTAAATCGGCGGCTTTGTATGCCGCAATCGATCCGGTAACTCCCAGGGTAATTGATTTTCCAGCAATTGGATTGCTCATTCCTGATTCATCTCCCACAACATGCGCAACCCTTCCAGTGTCAACCAGGGGTTGACAATCTGGATGACATCGGTTTCCCGGGTAATAATTTCAGCCAGCCCGCCGGTGGCAATCGTTTTCATGGTTTCGCCCAGTTCCTTGCGGAAGCGGGCAATCATCCCTTCGACCAGAGCAACATAGCCAAACAATAACCCGGATTGCATGGCATGAACGGTATTCTTGCCAATCACCGAAGGTGGGCGTTCAAGGTTAATACGGGGCAACTGGGCAGTGCGGCGGGTGAGTGCATCTGCGGCAATGCCAATCCCGGGGGCAATGGCGCCGCCCAGGTAGTCTCCCTCGGCGCTGATGGCATCGAATGTAGTGGCGGTGCCAAAATCTACAATACAGGCGGGACCACCGTAGAGGGCTTTGACGGCTACTGCATCCACGATGCGATCAGCCCCTACTGCCATTGGGTTGTCGTAGCAAATTTGAATACCTGTCTTGATAGTGGAGTCAACCACCAGGGGTTGTTTCCCCAGATAGGCTTTACAGGCTTCAACGATTCTCCCTGTCAATGGAGGAACGACCGAAGCCAGGCAAACTCCCTCTAACTGGGCAACGGAGCACCCGCCATGTTGCAGCAACCCGAGAATTTGAATGCCGAATTCATCGGGCATGCGTTCATGGTCGGTGGCAAGACGCCAATGGGCTCCGAGGCGATCTCCCTCGAAAAGCCCCAGGGTAAGGTTGGTATTACCGATGTCAATGGTCAGCAGCATAGAATCCTGCCATTC of Anaerolinea thermophila UNI-1 contains these proteins:
- a CDS encoding type III pantothenate kinase, producing MLLTIDIGNTNLTLGLFEGDRLGAHWRLATDHERMPDEFGIQILGLLQHGGCSVAQLEGVCLASVVPPLTGRIVEACKAYLGKQPLVVDSTIKTGIQICYDNPMAVGADRIVDAVAVKALYGGPACIVDFGTATTFDAISAEGDYLGGAIAPGIGIAADALTRRTAQLPRINLERPPSVIGKNTVHAMQSGLLFGYVALVEGMIARFRKELGETMKTIATGGLAEIITRETDVIQIVNPWLTLEGLRMLWEMNQE